A genomic window from Ictalurus punctatus breed USDA103 unplaced genomic scaffold, Coco_2.0 Super-Scaffold_100060, whole genome shotgun sequence includes:
- the LOC128630800 gene encoding histone H2B-like, producing MPDPAKTAPKKGSKKAVTKTAGKGGKKRRKSRKESYAVYVYKVLKQVHPDTGISSKAMGIMNSFVNDIFERIAGESSRLAHYNKRSTITSREIQTAVRLLLPGELAKHAVSEGTKAVTKYTSSK from the coding sequence ATGCCCGATCCAGCCAAGACCGCGCCCAAAAAGGGatcaaagaaagccgtgaccaagacggccggcaaaggaggcaagaagcgcagaaagtccAGGAAGGAGAGCTACGCCGTCTACGTGTACAAGGTCCTGAAGCAAGTGCACCCTGACACCGgcatctcatccaaggccatgggcatcatgaactccttcgtgaatgatatttttgagcgcatCGCCGGTGAGTCTTCTCGTCTGGCTCACTACAACAAGCgctccaccatcacctccagggagatccagaccgccgtgcgcctgttgcttcccggcgagctggccaagcacgccgtgtccgagggcacaaaggccgtcaccaagtacaccagctccaagtga